In Micropterus dolomieu isolate WLL.071019.BEF.003 ecotype Adirondacks linkage group LG17, ASM2129224v1, whole genome shotgun sequence, one genomic interval encodes:
- the LOC123985923 gene encoding extracellular calcium-sensing receptor-like — MLQIANLLLLTLLAVKGGEAMCQTYGTKELSQFSKEGDINIGGIFSFHQNPVSVNASLQVNPGTILCDGLDPGELQYAYTMMFAIQEINNSSELLPGVTLGYRIFDSCPSIPLSIRESLNLMNRYDSREDSCSKLSNVLAVVGDTTSTSTIGIARTMGPFHIPVISHSATCACLSNRRDYPSFFRTIPSDIYQSKALAKLVKYFGWTWVGAIRTNSDYGNGGMATFLEAAEREGVCVEYSLAIYRTDPRTWFLEVVEIIKKSTSKVIVAFADGTDLDILIKELHAQNVTGLQWVGSEGWITYRYIASPVNYAVVQGAVGFAAINAHIPGLQDFLANSKPSTTPGDQGLVELWETVFRCTLTPQAETQAQGSVAACTGKESLWDMNTRFTDVADASLLNNVYKATYAVAHALHMLFTCKDGEGPFENNTCADKQNLQPWKVLHYLTQVNFTTKIGEKVFFDEFGDCVAHYALVNWQMDDTGYVLFETIGYYDSSQPEGLQFIMKDGVRAIWAGENLEVPRSVCSESCSPGTRQAFVKGKPICCFDCITCADGEFSNSTNAVKCDKCPPEYKSNEERNNCDSKAIEFLTFRELMGILLVTFSIFGACLAMTIAMIFFHYRQTAIVRMNNSELSFLLLFSLTLCFLCPLTFIGRPSEWSCMLRHTAFGITFVLCISCVLGKTIVVLMAFRATLPGSNVMKWFGPTQQKISVLAFTLIQVLICILWLTINPPFPYKNMKHYKEKIILECAFGSHVGFWAVLGYIGLLAVLSFVLAFLARKLPDNFNEAKFITFSMLIFCAVWITFIPAYVSSPGKFTVAVEIFAILASSYGMLFCIFLPKCYILLLKPENNTKKHLMGKVTLRAL; from the exons ATGTTGCAGATAGCAAATCTTCTACTTCTTACCCTTCTGGCTGTCAAAGGAGGGGAGGCTATGTGTCAAACATATGGGACAAAAGAACTGTCTCAGTTTTCTAAGGAGGGAGATATCAACATTGGAGGCATTTTCTCCTTCCATCAGAACCCAGTCAGTGTCAATGCAAGTCTCCAAGTGAATCCAGGAACAATCCTTTGTGATGG ACTGGACCCAGGAGAGCTTCAGTACGCGTACACTATGATGTTTGCCATACAGGAGATCAACAACAGCTCAGAGCTTCTTCCAGGAGTAACACTGGGTTATAGGATCTTTGACTCCTGCCCCAGTATCCCTCTGTCCATCAGGGAATCGCTGAACCTGATGAATAGGTATGACAGCAGGGAAGACAGCTGTAGCAAACTCTCCAATGTGCTTGCTGTTGTAGGGGATACCACGTCAACCTCTACAATAGGTATTGCACGCACCATGGGACCCTTCCATATACCTGTG ATCAGTCATTCAGCCACATGTGCATGTCTTAGCAACAGAAGAGACTATCCCTCTTTCTTCAGAACCATACCTAGTGACATTTACCAGAGCAAAGCCCTAGCAAagcttgtaaaatattttggCTGGACATGGGTAGGGGCTATCAGAACTAATAGTGACTATGGGAATGGTGGCATGGCCACTTTCCTAGAAGCAGCAGAAagggaaggtgtgtgtgttgagtaCTCATTGGCTATTTACAGAACTGATCCCAGGACGTGGTTCTTAGAGGTGGTGGAAATTATAAAGAAATCCACCTCTAAGGTAATAGTGGCATTTGCTGATGGCACAGACCTTGACATACTTATTAAGGAGCTCCATGCTCAGAACGTGACAGGCCTGCAGTGGGTGGGCAGTGAGGGCTGGATCACTTATCGCTATATTGCCTCTCCAGTGAACTATGCTGTGGTCCAGGGTGCTGTGGGCTTTGCAGCAATAAATGCTCATATCCCCGGACTGCAGGACTTCCTGGCTAACAGCAAGCCCTCCACCACTCCGGGAGACCAGGGACTGGTGGAGTTATGGGAGACGGTGTTCAGATGCACACTGACTCCCCAAGCAGAGACTCAAGCTCAGGGTTCAGTCGCAGCCTGCACTGGGAAGGAGTCTCTGTGGGACATGAACACACGCTTCACAGATGTTGCAGATGCCAGTCTGCTGAATAATGTTTACAAGGCCACATATGCTGTCGCTCATGCATTGCATATGTTGTTTACTTGCAAAGATGGAGAGGGGCCTTTTGAGAACAATACTTGTGCTGATAAGCAGAATTTACAACCATGGAAG GTGCTGCATTACCTAACGCAGGTCAATTTCACCACTAAGATTGGTGAGAAAGTGTTCTTTGATGAGTTTGGTGACTGTGTGGCACATTATGCATTGGTAAACTGGCAGATGGATGACACAGGTTATGTACTCTTTGAGACCATTGGTTACTATGATTCCTCCCAGCCTGAGGGTCTGCAGTTTATAATGAAAGATGGTGTGAGAGCCATTTGGGCAGGCGAGAATCTTGAG GTGCCAAGGTCTGTTTGCAGTGAGAGCTGTTCGCCAGGGACCCGTCAGGCTTTTGTCAAAGGCAAGCCTATCTGCTGTTTCGATTGCATCACTTGTGCAGATGGGGAGTTCAGCAACAGTACAA ATGCAGTGAAATGTGACAAATGCCCTCCCGAGTACAAGTCCAATGAAGAGAGGAATAACTGTGACTCGAAAGCTATTGAGTTCCTCACCTTCAGGGAATTGATGGGTATACTGTTGGTCACCTTTTCTATTTTCGGTGCATGCCTGGCAATGACTATAGCCATGATATTTTTCcattacagacagactgctATTGTCAGGATGAACAACTCTGAGCTGAGCTTTCTGCTGCTCTTCTCCTTGactctgtgtttcctgtgtccTCTGACCTTCATAGGTCGGCCCTCTGAGTGGTCCTGCATGCTGCGACACACAGCATTTGGCATCACCTTTGTCCTCTGTATTTCTTGTGTACTTGGGAAAACAATAGTTGTATTAATGGCCTTCAGGGCTACACTTCCAGGTAGTAATGtgatgaaatggtttggtcctaCACAGCAGAAGATCAGTGTTCTGGCTTTCACTCTCATACAGGTTTTAATTTGCATACTTTGGCTGACAATCAACCCTCCCTTTCCCtacaaaaatatgaaacactATAAAGAGAAGATTATACTCGAGTGTGCTTTCGGATCACATGTAGGGTTCTGGGCTGTTTTAGGATACATAGGGCTCTTAGCTGTGTTATCTTTTGTACTTGCTTTTCTGGCTCGAAAGCTGCCTGATAATTTCAATGAAGCTAAATTTATCACTTTCAGCATGCTGATATTCTGTGCAGTCTGGATCACCTTTATCCCAGCGTATGTCAGCTCTCCTGGGAAGTTCACTGTAGCTGTGGAGATATTTGCTATTCTGGCCTCTAGTTATGGAatgcttttttgtatttttttgccCAAGTGCTACATACTTTTATTAAAGCCTGAGAACAATACAAAGAAACATTTGATGGGTAAAGTGACATTGAGAGCCCTctga